The Streptomyces sp. NBC_01439 genome contains the following window.
CGCCCCAGTAGCGCAGCCGCAGCAGGTCCGTGGAGCCGGCGGGGACCGGGACCGGCTCGGGGCCCCTCCGGGGGCCGCTCGCCTGCGGGAGCGAGGTCCGCCAGCCGGTGGCGTCCGCGGGTGCGGTGACGCCCGTGGCGGCGCCGTCCGCGGTGTCGGACACGGCGATGCGGCGCACGGTCAGTTCGCTGCCGTCGCCCGGGGCGTCGCCGTCCCCGGCGTACGAGAGGCGTATCCCCGCAAGGGTCAACGGGGTGGCCGTCGATCCGACCGGGGCGCCGGTCAGCGCGTCGAGGAGGTAGGGGAGGGTGACGTCGCCGCCCTGGGGCAGGGTGACCGAGGACGTCCCGTACGTCGCCCCGAACCGGTCGCGCAGCAACAGGCTCACGGCGGCCCAGCTCATCCCGGAGGACCGGACCGACACCTCGAGGTCGATCCGGCGCGGGGAGCCGGGCAGGGCGACACCGGGGCCCGCGGGGCCGGCCGTGGCGCCCGGGTCACCGGCGGCGAGCGGGGTGAACAGCTCTCGCATGGTGTGCCCGGCGCGCAGGTCCGCGCGCAGCGGCACCCGTTCGCCCGCCTTGACGGCGTCCAGGGCGACGAGGTCTGCGGGGCTCCCGTCCGGCAGCTTCTGTTCCCGGCGGACCACCGGAACGAGGCGGTCGCCGCCGGGCAGGGCCGCGTAGCGTCCGCCCTGCCCCATCGGGGACATGCTGCTGCCGGAGATCCGCAGGCCGCCCGCGGTGGCGAAGTCGGCCTGGTCGCGCTGGGAAGCGGACCAGCCGATGTGCTGACCGAGCGCCAGGATCCCGCTGGCGACGGCGAGTACGAGCAGCAGCACGGGCCCGGTGGCCCGGCCGGGTCGTCGGGCGAGCTGCCAACCGAACAGGGCGGGCCCCAGGCTCCGGCCGCGCGCCGCCAGCCGTCCCCCGGCCCGCGCCGCGAACGGCAGCAGGCGCAGGACCAGCAGCGTGCCCCCGCACAGGGCCAGGGCGGGAGCGGCGACCAGGACCGGGTCGACACCGAGCCCGGTACTGGCCGGAGCGCCGGACGCGGGGGCGTCCTCACCGCCGTACTGCGCGAGCTGCTGGTAGCCGAGGACGGCGAGGACGACGACGGCCAGGTCGAGGCCGGAGCGGGCGGCGCCCGTCACCAGTGCCTGGCGGCTGCCCACGCGGCGCAGTACGGCGGCGGAGGCCCCGCGCAGCACGGAGGGCAGGGTCGTCAGCAGGACGCAGGCCAGAGCGCAGCCACCCGCGACCGGCCAGACCAGCCAGGTGTCCGGGATCTCCAGGTGGACCCGCCCGAGCGGTCCGAACCGGCCGAACAGGCGCAGCAGGGGTGGTGTGAGCAGGGGTGCCAGGACGGCCGCGGGCAGGGCGAGCAGCAGGGACTCGGCCGCGGTGAGCTCGCCGAGGCGGCGGCGGGAGGCGCCGCGCGCGGTGAGCAGGACCCGTTCCGGTTCCTGTCGGACGGTCAGGATGTGGGAGACGAGGAGCAGTGCGGCGGTCGACAGGACGGCGAGCTGGAGCGCGCCCATCAGCAGGGTGGAGCGGGCGACGACCGTGCCGGCGCTCAGCTCGGCCAGGAGTTTGGGCAGTTCGGTGGCGGCCCGCAGCGAGCCGGCGCGTTCGAGGGCGGCGCTCGCGGGGTCGGTCGCGGTCCGGACGGCCTCCGCCTCGGCGGTGCGGACCGTGTGCAGGTCCGGGGTGAGCAGCGTGAGGCGGTGGTTCTGCAGGATGCCGCCGGTGGTGAAGGCGCTGTCGTCCACCAGGAGCGGGCCGTAGATGGCGAAGGTGTCGGCCTGGACCTCGCGGCCGCCGAGGGGGTCGAGCCGCCAGTAGGCGGCGTC
Protein-coding sequences here:
- a CDS encoding ABC transporter permease; translation: MLGFVVRRLRGRWPLAVAVLLTVLITATTLTALTAFTRGVGEEGLRRALTGTAQPRTTVVVTSGHPADSRAKDDASVRAFADEVFGRLPVTSESVARSRSYGLPGVAASGRDADLTLLAALGKDHVRLLAGEWPAPVTAPTGAGVPPAPTQVAVPRAALARLGLAESALPAPVRLDDRFGGAPLTVLVTGVYRAADPDAAYWRLDPLGGREVQADTFAIYGPLLVDDSAFTTGGILQNHRLTLLTPDLHTVRTAEAEAVRTATDPASAALERAGSLRAATELPKLLAELSAGTVVARSTLLMGALQLAVLSTAALLLVSHILTVRQEPERVLLTARGASRRRLGELTAAESLLLALPAAVLAPLLTPPLLRLFGRFGPLGRVHLEIPDTWLVWPVAGGCALACVLLTTLPSVLRGASAAVLRRVGSRQALVTGAARSGLDLAVVVLAVLGYQQLAQYGGEDAPASGAPASTGLGVDPVLVAAPALALCGGTLLVLRLLPFAARAGGRLAARGRSLGPALFGWQLARRPGRATGPVLLLVLAVASGILALGQHIGWSASQRDQADFATAGGLRISGSSMSPMGQGGRYAALPGGDRLVPVVRREQKLPDGSPADLVALDAVKAGERVPLRADLRAGHTMRELFTPLAAGDPGATAGPAGPGVALPGSPRRIDLEVSVRSSGMSWAAVSLLLRDRFGATYGTSSVTLPQGGDVTLPYLLDALTGAPVGSTATPLTLAGIRLSYAGDGDAPGDGSELTVRRIAVSDTADGAATGVTAPADATGWRTSLPQASGPRRGPEPVPVPAGSTDLLRLRYWGGFGTLQGANTVVFPAPAGPAPTAVPAVATTRYLASLGAAVGDTVPVTLDGAAVQMRITAAVDSLPVAGRSALAVDLQVLGRFLLESVGQQPPTPTEWWLPADSAADPVPARAADKLREGARIERVQLREEITEQLLDDPLSAGPQSALAALAAACAVLAAIGFATSTAAERRVRGREFSVLLALGTPRRSLALASAAEGGVLIAIGSAVGTGLGIALVHLMAPLVVLTPAAGRPFPPVRVDMPFWQTVLTVVAIAAVPLLSAALSGPRGRDIAARLRPVEEM